Part of the uncultured Anaeromusa sp. genome is shown below.
AGGGGACCGTGCGCGGCGCCCCTCTTGACTTATATGCATTCTATTTTAAATGATCGATGCGGGAGGGGATTATGATGGATTTATGGATGACAGAGTGGCAAACCCAGCACCTGGGAATGTCGGTGCGCATAAAGGAAACATTGTTTTCTGGGCGTTCTTCGTTTCAAGAGATTGCCGTGGTGGAATCAGAACCGTTCGGACGGATGTTAGTTTTGGACGGCGTATTTCAGACCAGCTTGTTTGATGAATTTATTTATCATGAGATGATGGCTCACGTCTCGTTGAGCACACATCCTAACCCCAAACGCATCTTGATTATTGGCGGCGGAGACGGCGGTACGGCGCGAGAAGTATTGCGTCATCCAAGCGTGGAAAAGGTAGAAATGATAGAAATTGACGGCATGGTAGTGGATGTCTGTAAAGAATTTTTACCGGAAATCAGCGCAGCTCTTATTGCCGATTCAGCGCGCTTGGAAGTGAAGATCGGCGACGGTATACAGCATATGAGCCAAGCGGAAAATGAGTACGACGTTATTATCGTGGATTGCTCGGATCCAATCGGTCCTGGCGAGGGTTTGTTTACTAAGGCGTTTTATCGGGACGTATACCGGGCTTTAAAAGCGGACGGCCTTTTTGTGCAACAGACGGAGTCGCCTTTTTATCACCAGGAGCTGATTCGGCGGCTGTGGTTGGATGTGGATGATTTGTTCCCTGTGGCGAGAATGTATCTGGCTTATATTCCTCTGTATCCAGGAGGAATGCATTCCTTCACTATGGGGTCTAAAAAGACGGATCCCTTGGAGGCAGACTTGCGTCCGTTGCCTTTTAGTACAAAGTATTTTAATGAATCGATTTACCGCAGCTGTTTTGCGTTGCCGAATTTTGTGCAAGAATTATTGACCG
Proteins encoded:
- the speE gene encoding polyamine aminopropyltransferase — its product is MDLWMTEWQTQHLGMSVRIKETLFSGRSSFQEIAVVESEPFGRMLVLDGVFQTSLFDEFIYHEMMAHVSLSTHPNPKRILIIGGGDGGTAREVLRHPSVEKVEMIEIDGMVVDVCKEFLPEISAALIADSARLEVKIGDGIQHMSQAENEYDVIIVDCSDPIGPGEGLFTKAFYRDVYRALKADGLFVQQTESPFYHQELIRRLWLDVDDLFPVARMYLAYIPLYPGGMHSFTMGSKKTDPLEADLRPLPFSTKYFNESIYRSCFALPNFVQELLTAKTK